A window of Leptotrichia wadei contains these coding sequences:
- a CDS encoding endonuclease/exonuclease/phosphatase family protein, whose translation MEFRLITYNIFGARLTNGRELARSLKKYKPDFIGLQEVDRNTRRSKFRDVVQEMAQELGYNYYYFQKAMDFDSGEYGIAFISKYDVKNIYIHQLPGSSKEKRQILAARLNTQKFKNKILIVNTHLDNSLDNKNEELADLFAAIEGFKGDVKFLCGDFNLLPTTEYYAKIRKDWNDSYFEGRDLENKNNSENRELETARIDYVMAKKGTDYKVKKSFYINDDSRDWTKLSDHLPYMAVFEVE comes from the coding sequence ATGGAATTTAGACTTATAACATACAATATTTTTGGGGCGAGGCTCACTAATGGAAGGGAACTTGCTCGGAGTTTAAAAAAGTATAAGCCAGATTTTATAGGGCTTCAGGAAGTTGATAGGAATACGAGAAGAAGCAAATTTCGGGATGTAGTGCAAGAAATGGCACAAGAACTAGGATATAATTATTATTATTTTCAAAAAGCGATGGACTTTGATAGCGGAGAATATGGAATTGCTTTCATTTCAAAATATGACGTGAAAAATATTTATATTCATCAATTGCCTGGAAGCAGCAAGGAAAAAAGACAGATTTTAGCAGCAAGATTGAATACCCAAAAATTTAAAAATAAAATCTTGATCGTAAATACACATCTTGATAATAGTTTGGACAATAAAAATGAGGAGTTGGCTGATTTATTTGCTGCAATTGAGGGATTTAAGGGCGATGTGAAGTTTTTGTGCGGAGATTTTAATCTTTTGCCAACGACGGAATATTATGCGAAAATTAGGAAAGATTGGAATGACAGCTATTTTGAAGGGAGAGATTTGGAAAATAAGAATAACTCAGAAAATAGGGAGCTTGAAACGGCTAGAATTGATTATGTGATGGCAAAAAAGGGGACAGATTACAAAGTAAAAAAGAGTTTTTATATTAATGATGATTCAAGGGATTGGACTAAGTTATCGGATCATTTGCCGTATATGGCGGTTTTTGAAGTAGAATAA
- a CDS encoding pectate lyase family protein, producing MKKIVLVISLMISLILCSAEKTDFIREVLAKNDGFASEGKGTTGGTQAVQKNIFKVTNKKEFVAALGNRKNTEPKILMIYGTIDFDTDDNGKSLKMEDYMAKGYDFQKYLETHASKSSAPKSLKEDQEAKREQSQKNQSKSITVHVPANTSIIGIKNAKLKGVDLVLDSNNIIIRNIMFEPPYDYFPSWDPKDGKEGNWNSEYDSISIKGGTHIWIDHCHFQDGPETIEKYFNRKYEHRDGLIDISNQSDYITLSYNIFENHNKAILIGNSDSKMTDEGKLNVTLHHNYFHNLVQRAPRVRFGKVHVYNNYYQSDNKNSEYSYSYSLGVGKNSKIYAENNVAEVKDKDYKDFVKVFGGKELTTINNIFNGQKIDKFDESLSKVNWVPTLYQKIDATNEVKDKVLNNAGIFKK from the coding sequence ATGAAAAAAATAGTTTTAGTAATTAGTTTAATGATTTCTTTAATCTTGTGTTCGGCTGAAAAAACTGATTTTATACGAGAAGTATTAGCTAAAAATGATGGATTTGCTTCAGAAGGTAAAGGAACTACGGGTGGAACTCAAGCTGTTCAGAAAAATATATTCAAAGTTACAAATAAGAAAGAATTTGTTGCAGCACTTGGAAACAGAAAAAATACGGAACCTAAGATTTTGATGATATATGGGACAATAGATTTTGATACAGATGATAATGGTAAGAGTTTAAAGATGGAAGATTATATGGCTAAAGGGTATGATTTTCAAAAATATTTGGAAACTCATGCTTCTAAAAGTTCAGCACCTAAAAGTCTGAAAGAAGATCAGGAAGCAAAAAGAGAACAATCTCAAAAAAATCAAAGTAAAAGTATTACAGTCCATGTTCCTGCCAATACAAGTATAATTGGGATTAAAAATGCAAAATTAAAAGGTGTAGATTTAGTCCTAGATTCTAATAATATAATTATAAGAAATATAATGTTCGAGCCCCCTTATGATTATTTTCCATCATGGGATCCAAAAGATGGAAAAGAAGGTAACTGGAATTCCGAATATGACAGTATTTCAATAAAGGGTGGCACTCATATTTGGATAGATCATTGCCATTTTCAAGATGGACCTGAAACTATTGAAAAATATTTTAATCGTAAATATGAGCATAGGGATGGGTTAATTGATATATCAAATCAATCAGATTACATAACTTTATCATATAATATTTTTGAAAATCATAATAAAGCGATTTTGATAGGAAATAGTGATTCAAAAATGACAGATGAAGGGAAATTAAATGTAACTTTGCATCATAATTATTTTCATAATTTAGTTCAAAGAGCACCAAGAGTGAGATTTGGAAAGGTTCATGTATATAATAATTATTATCAATCAGACAATAAAAATAGTGAATACAGTTATTCTTATTCTTTAGGAGTTGGAAAAAATTCAAAAATATATGCTGAAAACAATGTTGCAGAAGTAAAAGACAAAGATTATAAAGATTTTGTAAAAGTCTTTGGTGGAAAAGAACTTACAACTATTAACAATATTTTCAATGGACAGAAAATTGATAAATTTGATGAAAGTTTATCAAAAGTGAATTGGGTTCCTACATTATATCAAAAAATAGATGCTACAAATGAAGTAAAAGATAAAGTTTTAAATAATGCGGGAATATTTAAAAAATAA
- a CDS encoding DNA-3-methyladenine glycosylase, with protein sequence MTFEEIEKFYKKDTIMVAKELLGKILISKNENEIFAGYIVETEAYLGEFDRAAHGYGKKRTPKVEALFEKAGTVYIHSIHSHKMLNIVTCEKGNPQSVLIRAIEPILNVEKMEENRGKSGILVSNGPGKFTKAFGIDDRFYKTEIQITEKNMFEIENFSEKLGNKNFEIKYDISKINEKYLYLDFENAKIPKKIGISERIGVPNKGVWTEKNLRFFVEGNRFVSGMKKADMKDDVWK encoded by the coding sequence ATGACTTTTGAAGAAATAGAGAAATTTTATAAGAAAGACACTATTATGGTAGCAAAGGAATTGCTTGGGAAAATTTTGATTTCAAAGAATGAAAATGAGATATTTGCCGGATATATTGTTGAAACGGAGGCGTATTTGGGTGAATTTGACAGAGCGGCTCACGGTTATGGGAAAAAACGGACTCCAAAAGTAGAAGCGTTGTTTGAAAAAGCTGGAACTGTTTATATTCATTCTATACACTCTCATAAAATGTTAAATATTGTGACTTGTGAAAAAGGAAATCCGCAAAGTGTTTTAATTAGAGCGATAGAGCCAATTTTGAATGTTGAAAAAATGGAAGAAAATCGTGGAAAAAGTGGAATTTTAGTGAGTAATGGTCCGGGAAAATTTACAAAGGCATTTGGGATTGACGATAGATTTTATAAGACGGAAATTCAGATTACTGAGAAAAATATGTTTGAAATTGAAAATTTTTCTGAAAAATTAGGGAATAAAAATTTTGAAATTAAATATGACATTTCTAAAATAAATGAGAAATATTTGTATCTTGATTTTGAAAATGCTAAAATTCCTAAGAAGATAGGTATTTCTGAGAGAATTGGAGTTCCGAATAAAGGTGTTTGGACTGAGAAAAATTTGAGATTTTTTGTGGAAGGGAATAGGTTTGTTTCTGGGATGAAGAAAGCGGATATGAAAGATGATGTTTGGAAGTGA
- a CDS encoding Txe/YoeB family addiction module toxin, which yields MVEEYKIYILKKANKDKEKIKQFPALKNNVDKLINLIKKNPFQTPPFYEILTKDLKGYYSRRINKQHRLVYEVIEEEKRINIISMWTHYEF from the coding sequence ATGGTAGAAGAATATAAGATTTATATTTTAAAGAAAGCTAATAAAGACAAGGAGAAAATAAAACAATTTCCAGCATTAAAAAATAATGTAGATAAATTGATAAATCTTATAAAGAAAAATCCTTTTCAAACGCCACCATTTTACGAGATTTTGACGAAAGATTTGAAGGGATATTATTCAAGGAGAATTAATAAACAGCATAGACTTGTTTATGAAGTTATTGAGGAAGAAAAAAGAATAAATATTATCAGTATGTGGACACATTATGAATTTTAA
- a CDS encoding type II toxin-antitoxin system Phd/YefM family antitoxin, which yields MTNTNATNLRKNLFSYLESAIDYNDVINVNTKKGNAIIISEAEYNGLLETLYLLSDPNMKEKIETAKNATSDDYEVFEW from the coding sequence GTGACAAATACAAATGCAACTAATTTGAGAAAAAATTTATTTTCTTATTTAGAATCGGCGATTGATTATAACGATGTTATTAATGTGAATACAAAAAAAGGAAATGCGATTATTATTAGTGAAGCTGAATATAACGGTTTACTAGAAACTTTATACTTGCTGTCAGATCCAAATATGAAAGAAAAGATTGAAACTGCAAAGAATGCTACTAGTGATGATTATGAGGTTTTTGAATGGTAG
- a CDS encoding amidohydrolase family protein, giving the protein MIIDSHQHLILPTELQIEQMNKAGVDKAILFTTTPHPEKAKTLTEFKNEMSILFKILGGENSLENNKKRFKKDISDLMKVINNYPDKFYGFGTVPLGLSLEETQIWIKQYIIDNGLKGIGEFTPGNDEQVSQLETIFKALKQYENFPIWVHTFNPVTLNGIKILENLTRKYFKTPVIFGHMGGYNWMEVTEIHQMPTLIYPLLFLHSH; this is encoded by the coding sequence ATGATAATAGATAGTCACCAACATTTAATATTGCCAACAGAATTACAAATTGAACAAATGAATAAAGCAGGAGTAGACAAGGCAATACTTTTTACAACGACTCCGCATCCTGAAAAAGCTAAAACATTGACTGAATTTAAAAATGAGATGTCAATTTTATTTAAAATTTTAGGAGGAGAAAATTCTCTTGAAAATAATAAAAAAAGATTTAAAAAGGATATTTCTGATTTAATGAAAGTGATAAATAATTATCCTGATAAATTTTATGGCTTCGGAACTGTTCCACTTGGATTATCCCTTGAAGAAACTCAAATCTGGATAAAACAATATATTATTGACAATGGATTAAAAGGCATTGGCGAATTTACACCTGGAAATGATGAACAAGTAAGCCAATTGGAAACAATTTTTAAAGCACTAAAACAATATGAAAACTTTCCCATATGGGTTCACACTTTTAATCCAGTCACTCTAAACGGTATAAAAATTCTTGAAAATCTCACAAGAAAATATTTCAAAACACCAGTAATTTTTGGACATATGGGAGGTTATAACTGGATGGAAGTAACAGAAATACACCAAATGCCTACATTGATTTATCCGCTGCTTTTTCTACACTCGCATTAA
- a CDS encoding SH3 domain-containing protein, with product MKFKNYLFFVFLLLISVISFGKNTNAQEILLTDNGVILNLRGIFKMDWDKSDPEVPCSGTGYGEMLFYPENKDIVNGKPLVLRLRDFDYNNPDVNADYEKETAKEEKIITETLKKNFPEEYQKMQKIRKGKFEVPATVKIKKVLPYTECDFTTVYVYATELKRVAGAKSKITEVKTKKSKDFEEEFVDPNEPFDLKKYEVSSKDGYANLREKPTTNSKIVSKMDNETVVKYITKYGDWYYIFDVEYPNESNKLSKTKEYRGFIHKSQLKKYTD from the coding sequence ATGAAATTTAAAAATTATTTATTTTTTGTGTTTTTACTATTAATTTCTGTAATTAGTTTTGGAAAAAATACGAATGCTCAAGAAATTTTATTGACTGATAACGGTGTAATTTTAAATTTAAGAGGGATTTTTAAGATGGATTGGGATAAGAGTGATCCAGAGGTGCCTTGCTCGGGTACTGGATATGGCGAAATGCTGTTTTATCCTGAAAATAAGGATATTGTGAATGGGAAACCGTTAGTTTTGAGGCTTAGAGATTTTGACTATAATAATCCAGATGTGAATGCGGATTATGAAAAGGAAACAGCTAAGGAAGAAAAAATTATTACTGAAACATTAAAGAAAAATTTTCCAGAAGAATATCAAAAAATGCAAAAAATCCGTAAAGGGAAATTTGAAGTTCCAGCGACAGTTAAGATAAAAAAAGTTTTGCCGTATACAGAATGTGATTTTACGACAGTTTATGTCTATGCCACAGAATTGAAAAGAGTTGCTGGTGCGAAATCGAAAATTACTGAAGTTAAAACGAAAAAATCAAAGGATTTTGAAGAAGAGTTTGTAGATCCAAATGAGCCTTTTGATTTGAAAAAATATGAAGTGAGTTCAAAGGATGGATATGCGAATTTGCGTGAAAAACCGACAACAAACTCGAAAATTGTTTCAAAAATGGATAATGAAACTGTTGTGAAATATATTACAAAATATGGCGACTGGTATTATATTTTTGATGTTGAATATCCTAATGAGAGTAATAAACTCTCAAAAACAAAGGAATATAGAGGTTTTATTCATAAAAGCCAGTTGAAAAAATATACTGATTAA
- a CDS encoding DKNYY domain-containing protein has protein sequence MKKNILKVLLFLVLANVGFGDVAQIIGDYYSIDKGKVYYRNKILEGVNPKTAELIGFSLLKDDKNVYYMGKKIKDVKIKNFEKLGQNYWKNENKIYYRDKKIENADIMSFKVLNEDYAKDKNHVYSGNEVIDPSPLLGKIKNPETFEFLPNGIIYATLYGKDKYNVYYINNTMLNCFDSYYFIYEVKGINRDKVEVLNKWFIKDDKNIYFKGKILEGVDYNTFEVLPNGDGKDKNRSYEYLTKDELKWF, from the coding sequence GTGAAGAAAAATATCTTAAAAGTATTGTTATTTCTAGTTTTGGCAAATGTGGGATTTGGAGATGTTGCACAAATTATAGGAGATTATTATTCGATAGATAAAGGAAAGGTTTATTACAGAAATAAAATTTTGGAGGGAGTAAATCCGAAAACTGCTGAGTTGATAGGATTTTCCCTTTTAAAAGATGATAAGAATGTTTATTACATGGGTAAAAAAATAAAAGATGTAAAGATTAAAAATTTTGAAAAATTAGGGCAGAATTATTGGAAAAATGAGAATAAAATTTATTATCGGGATAAAAAAATAGAAAATGCTGATATTATGAGTTTTAAAGTTTTAAATGAAGATTATGCAAAGGATAAAAATCATGTTTATAGCGGGAATGAAGTAATAGATCCTTCTCCATTATTGGGAAAAATTAAAAATCCTGAAACATTTGAATTTTTGCCAAATGGAATAATATATGCTACATTATATGGAAAAGATAAATACAATGTATATTATATAAACAATACAATGTTAAACTGTTTTGATTCATACTACTTTATTTATGAAGTAAAAGGAATTAATAGAGATAAAGTAGAAGTTCTGAATAAATGGTTTATAAAAGATGATAAAAATATTTATTTTAAGGGAAAAATTTTAGAAGGTGTAGATTATAATACATTCGAAGTGCTTCCAAATGGAGATGGAAAAGATAAAAATCGAAGTTATGAATATTTGACTAAAGATGAATTGAAATGGTTTTAA
- the deoC gene encoding deoxyribose-phosphate aldolase, whose product MKISKFIDHTILKANATREDIKKLCDEAKEYGFYSVCVNGANVEYAFSQVKDSDVKVAAVVGFPLGAMATDVKVFEAKKAIEDGASEIDMVINVGALKDKDYELVENEIRRIKEAIGKNVLKVIIETCYLTDEEKVKACELAVNANADFVKTSTGFGTGGATFEDVELMKKAVGNKAKVKASGGVRDFETAKKYIELGAERLGTSSGIAIVTGAESEGSGY is encoded by the coding sequence ATGAAAATAAGCAAATTTATTGATCACACAATTTTGAAGGCGAATGCTACGAGAGAAGATATAAAAAAATTATGCGATGAAGCAAAAGAATATGGATTTTATTCAGTTTGTGTAAATGGGGCGAATGTTGAATATGCTTTTAGTCAAGTTAAAGACAGCGATGTGAAGGTTGCAGCGGTAGTTGGGTTTCCTTTGGGAGCGATGGCGACTGATGTAAAGGTATTCGAGGCGAAAAAGGCGATTGAAGATGGTGCTTCAGAAATTGACATGGTTATTAATGTTGGAGCATTGAAAGATAAGGACTATGAATTGGTGGAAAACGAAATTAGAAGAATTAAAGAAGCAATTGGAAAAAATGTTTTGAAAGTGATTATTGAAACTTGTTATTTGACTGATGAGGAAAAAGTGAAGGCGTGTGAATTGGCTGTTAATGCGAATGCTGATTTTGTGAAAACTTCGACAGGTTTTGGAACTGGAGGGGCTACATTTGAAGATGTGGAACTTATGAAAAAAGCAGTTGGAAATAAGGCAAAAGTTAAGGCAAGTGGCGGAGTGAGAGACTTTGAAACTGCGAAAAAATATATTGAACTGGGTGCTGAAAGATTGGGAACAAGTTCTGGAATTGCAATTGTAACTGGGGCTGAGAGTGAAGGTTCTGGATATTAA
- a CDS encoding winged helix-turn-helix transcriptional regulator: MSKTEAVSNACPMELGINILSGKWKLRILWNLYIKKVVRFNELQRNLGNITTKTLTEQLRELEDKKMIKRTIYPEIPPKVEYSLTEIGNSIEPVLKTLCDWGNEYLELIDNNTDKV, translated from the coding sequence ATGTCAAAAACAGAAGCAGTTTCAAACGCTTGTCCAATGGAGTTAGGAATAAACATACTCAGTGGAAAATGGAAATTAAGGATTTTATGGAATTTGTATATAAAAAAAGTAGTCAGATTTAATGAATTGCAAAGGAATCTGGGAAATATTACTACAAAAACTTTGACAGAGCAATTGAGAGAACTTGAAGATAAAAAAATGATAAAAAGAACTATTTATCCTGAAATTCCTCCAAAAGTTGAATATTCTCTGACTGAAATAGGTAATTCTATTGAGCCTGTATTAAAAACTTTATGCGATTGGGGAAATGAATATTTGGAATTGATTGATAATAATACAGATAAGGTTTAA